GTTCACGCTTGTCGGCGCGAATTTCGGAGCATATAACGGCTCCAACACGCGCGTAAAAATCGGAGGCGTTGTCGCGCCGCTGAGCCTCTGGAACGGGACGACGATTCAGGGCACGGTTCCCGGCAGCCTCGCCGCGGGCGATTACGAGCTTGTGGTGGAGCGTGCCGCATCAGGCGGCGGGTTGCAGGCGTCGGCCACCGCATATTTCGGCGTAATTCTGCCGCAGTTGAATTCCGTGTCGCCGTCCACCGCGCCGGTTGGCGCGCCGTTTGTGCTGACGGGTTCGGGCTTTGGCAATTACTCCGGCGCGAATACGGCGGTGCTGATAAACGGCGCGACACAGCCGCTAAGCCTGTGGACGGATACAAAAATCCAGGGTTCGCTGACTTATTTCACGACGGGGCAGTACCCGGTCGCGGTGAAGCGGCTGGCGTCAGGCGGTGCGGCGCAATCGCAGGAATTGTCCATAGGCGTCATATCGCCAACGATAACCGCGCTGACGCTGGCCACAAACGGCAGCGGCACATCGTTTGTGCTGACGGGAACCGGCTTCGGCCCCTACAACGGCGCGCAAATCAACGGCAAGCCCGCCACCCGCGTAATGCTGGACGCGACAACTGTCTGTTCGCTAAGCGCGTGGACGGATGTTCAGATACGCGGCATTATCCCCGACAGCGCGGCGACCGGCTCGCATATGCTGACGGCGGTGCGCGAGGTTTCGGGCGGATTGCAAAGCTCAAACGGCGCAAGCTACGGTTCGGGAGGGGTTATCATACTCTCCGGCGCGGCAAAAGGCGGAACGCGCGGCGCGGTGGCGGTTTCATACGCCGGCGCCGCTGACCCGAACGCCGGGCTGCCGCTGCCCGCGGAATGGGGCGGGCGGGTGGAATCGTCCAACCGCGCGGCGGTAGACATTGCGCCCGGCGCTATGGCGGAGGATGCATTCATCACAATCGCCACCGCCGCCGTAACGGAAGAAATATCGCGGCAAATGATGCAAAGCGAAGCCAGGGCGCTGATAATGCCGGTCGGCCCGGCGCTGAACTTCGGGCCGGAGGGCATGAAGCTCGCCTCGCCCGCCGCATTGACCGTGCCGTTTGACCGGACGCAAATCCCCTACGGCAAGACGGAGCGCGACCTCGCGCTGTATAACTGGGATGAGGGTTCCGGCTCGTGGATTCTGTCCGAGGCCGAACTTAAAAACGGCAGGCTTGAGGCGAAAACAAGCCATCTCTCGCTGTATCAGCCGATGGTGCAGGGCGTCAACCCGCTGGCCAGCAACGCATTCGCGTTCCGGCAGTTTTATGTGTATCCCAACCCCGCCAAGAACGGCAACACGCCGAAACTGCATCTTGAATGCGGCGTGGGCGACGGCGCGGACATTCGCATCTACGACGTGTCCGGACAGTTGCGCCACAGCGGCCACATGGACGGCGGGCCGAATGTGCTTTTGCCGGAATACGCATACGAGTACGAGTGGAACATGTCCGGCGCGGGCTCCGGCGTGTACACGGCGGTGATTGAAGCGCACAAAGCCGGCGAGACCGTCAAAGCCAAAAAGAAGTTCGCGATAGTGAGGTAACTGTATGCGCAAATTATCAATAGCACTGATGGTTGCCTCCGCGCTCTCGCAGGCGGCGCATGCCGGCACGGCTGGCTCCGCGTTTCTGAAAATCGCCCCAGGCGCGCGCGAGCAGGGCATGGCCGGCGCGGCGACCGCTGTCGCCGGCGGTGCGACGGCGATGTACATCAACCCGGCGGGCATGGCCGGGACCGGCGCGGAGCTTTCCGCCTCGCATGTGGAGCTTGCCCAGGAAAACAAGCTGGAAAATATCGTGCTCGCTCACGACGCTTTCGGCGGAAGACTGGCGTATGGGCTCACATACGTGCATTACGGCGACCTTGAGGGCCGGGACACATCTGGCAACCTGACATCAAATTTCACCGCCTACGACGGCGCGCTGCAACTCGCATACGCGAAAGCATTCGGGAACCTGTCGCTCGGCGCGGCGGTAAAAGCGGTTCGCAACAAGATAGAGGATGAATCCGGCACCGGCGCGGGATTGGACGCGGGCGCGATTTATGATTTCAAAGCATTCAAGCTCGGCGCGGCAATCACCAATATCGGCAAATCGGGAAAGCTTGGCGGCATGGACGAGGACCTGCCGACAACCGCCGCAATCGGCGCATCAACGCTGATAAAATCCGTCCTGATAGCCGCCGACTGCAAGCGCAACATCCCAGAAAACCGCACCATCATCGCCGCCGGTGCGGAAGCGGCCCTAATTGCCGCATTCACGCTCCGCGCAGGCTATCAGAAAGACGCGACGAACACGAACATCCCGTCGGACAACATGAATGGCCTAAACGCGGGTTTCGGTCTCGCAATCGGCAAGCTGACGGTTGATTACGCCTACAGCTCGCAGGGCGAACTCGGCAACAACCACAGATTCACGCTGACCGCGAAATTTTAAGCATTCTGCCACGCGAACTTTTGATATCCGTTGAGCTATTGACTTCTGTATACGTAATGTCCCAAGCGATTGTCCGCAGTAGAAACCTACGAATGCGACTGCACCCGTTTCGGCCCGCCAGAAGAACGCAAGGTCATGGCGCTCGCATGGCTGGGCCCCGCCCAGCAGGAGATGTTTTGAAGTATCTCCCGCATTCTTTAAGCTGCAATTATTAAGCTGAAGTTCACGTCAAAGCCGCCTATTTTTATTACAATTGGGTAGAGGATATTTATGGCAACTGACACCAAGTCTGAACCGTTTGAGAAAGAGCTTTTCAAAATGGCGGATAAGCTCCGCAAAAATATGGACGCCGCCGAGTATAAGCATATTGTGCTTGGCCTTATCTTTTTGAAATATATTTCTGATTCGTTCGAGGAACTTTACGGCAAAATAAAAACCGGCAAGGGCGAATTTGCGGACGCAAACCCTGAGGACAAGGATGAATATCAGGCGGAAAATGTCTTTTTTGTCCCGCAAATAGCGCGGTGGTCATATCTTCATGCCCATGCCAAGCTCCCATCCATCGGCAAAGATGTTGACAACGCGATGGAAGCGATAGAAAAGGAAAACCCCACGCTCAAAGGTATTCTGCCTAAGGTTTACGCCCGACCCAATCTGGACAAAGCCGCGCTTGGCGGGCTGATTGACCTTGTCGGCAATATTGCAATAGGAGATGAAGCCGCCAAGAGTAAAGACATTCTGGGCCGCGTGTATGAGTATTTCCTTGGCGAGTTCGCCAACGCCGAAGGCAAAAAAGGCGGCCAGTTCTACACACCAGAGTCCATAGTCCGCGTCATGGTGGAGATGATAGAGCCATACAAGGGTCGCGTGTTTGACCCCTGCTGCGGCAGCGGCGGAATGTTTGTAATGAGCGAAAAGTTTATTGAAAACCATAAAGGTAAACACGACGACATCTCCATTTACGGGCAAGAAAGCAATCAAACAACCTACCGCCTCTGCCGCATGAACCTTGCCATTCGCGGGATTGACGGCTCGCAGGTTAAATGGAACACCGAAGGCTCGTTCTTGAACGACCAGCACAAAGACCTTAAAGCTGATTTTATCCTTGCCAACCCGCCGTTTAACGACAGCGACTGGTCCGGCCAGCTTTTGCAAAAGGACTCGCGCTGGCAATATGGCCTGCCCCCTGCCTCAAATGCCAACTATGCGTGGCTCCAGCACATGATTTACCACCTTTCCCCACGCGGCGTTATGGCTTGCGTGCTGGCTAACGGCTCGCTTTCCAGCCAGACCAGCGGCGAGGGCGAAATAAGAAAGGCGCTTGTAACTAACGAGCTTGTGGACTGCATAGTGGCCCTGCCAAAGCAGCTTTTTTATAACACCGGCATTCCGGCGTGCATCTGGTTCATCTCCCGCAAGCGTACCGGCAACGGCGACCGCAAACGCACCGGTGAAGTGCTGTTTATCGACGCCAGCGAAGTTGGTTACATGAAAGACCGCACCCACCGGGGCTTCCGCGAGGAAGATATAGCTACGATAGCCGGAACCTACCATGAATGGCGCAAGCGCAACAGCAAATATAAAGACATCAAAGGCTTCTGCAAATCCGCCACGCTTGCCGATATCGAAAAGCATAGTTTTGTCCTGACCCCGGGCCGCTATGTCGGCATCGAGGACGAAGTGGACGACGGCATCCCGTTTGAAACCAAAATCGCCACGCTTACAAAGAAGCTTTCCGAGCAGATGTCGCAGGAAAAAAAGCTGAACGATGAGATAAAAAAACAGCTTTCCAGTATTGGCATCAAGCTGGATTAAGAAGCCGTTCGCAACTACCGAGGAAAACTCGGCGGTTCAATTTAAGGATATCACAATTCGTGATATTCAAAAGAGGTAGTCCATGAACAGTTCAATTAATATTTTCGAGCAAATCAAGAAAATAAACGAATACGGGCAGGAGTTTTGGAGCGCGCGCGATTTATGCAAACTGCTAGGTTATACGGAATACGGCAAATTTTTGCCAGCAATCGAACGCGCCAAAGAGGCCTGCACCAATAGCGGGCAGAATGTTACGCATCATTTCGCCGAGGTGGGCGAAATGATAACCATCGCGACGGGCACGCCGCAGGAAGCGCACCGCGAAATTAAAAACTACAACCTCTCCCGCTATGCCTGCTACCTTATCGCCCAGAACGGCGACCCGCGCAAGGAAGAGATAGCCCTTGCCCAAACTTACTTTGCGATTCAAACACGACGGCAGGAAATGCACGAATTGCAAATAGAAGACAGCAAGCGCGTCCTCCTGCGTGACGAGATGAAGGAGCATAACAAAAACCTCGCCAAAGCCGCAAAGAATGCGGGAGTAAGCAATTATGCCAATTTTCAGGATTATGGCTATATGGGCCTTTATGGCGGTCTGCGGCAAAAAGATATCCACTCGCGCAAAAAGCTCACTCCGAAGGAAGCAATACTCGACCACATGGGCAGCGAAGAATTGGCCGCTAATCTTTTCCGCGCAACGCAAACCGAAGCCAAATTGAGAAGGGAAAACATTTCCGGCCAAGCCAAAGCCATCAACGCGCATTACGATGTTGGCAAGAAGGTCCGCCAGACTATCAAAGATTTGGGCGGCACCATGCCAGAACGCTTGCCCACCCCTGACAACATCAAGGAATCAAAAAAACGCCTGAAACAGTCCGCCAAAAAAGCGTTGCCAGAAAAAGAGCAATAATGCCAAAGCAAGAACGAAAAATTCCAAAAGGCTGGAAAGAAACGACACTGGGGGCGGTGGCGGAGGTCCAGACTGGTCCGTTCGGAAGCCAATTGCATAATGAAGACTATGTCAGCGATGGTATACCTATTATTACGGTGGAAAATCTGATTAACAATTCTATTACGCACACAGCAGATACTCCAATGGTTTCTGTTGATGATAACGCTAGATTGAAAAAATACTCTTTAAAAAAAGGGGACCTCGTTTTTAGCCGGGTAGGTTCTGTCGATAGATGTGGATATGTATCCGCAAAAGAAGATGGTTGGATGTTTTCGGGGCGGTTACTCAGGGTTCGATCATCGGCTTCTTTGCATGACCGCTATACTTTTTATTGGATGACACAAGAGGCTATTAAGGAATTTGTACGCAAAGTTGCCGTTGGTGCGACAATGCCTTCTATAAACACCGAATTGCTTTCACGGGTACCAATTGTTGTCCCACCACTTCCAGAACAGCGGGCGATTGCGGGGGTGTTGTCTTCGCTGGATGACAAGATAGAGCTTTTGCGCGATCAAAACAAAACGCTGGAAGCCATGGTCGCCACTATTTGGCAAAAGATGTTTGTGGGAGATGTAAACCCAAAATGGAAAGAAGGCTCTCTTTTAGATTTGATTGTATTGACTGGCGGTGGCACCCCAAAAACAGATGTTTTGGAATATTGGAATGGAAGCGTTCCTTGGCTTTCGGCAAAGGATATTACCGCAAATCATAAAAACTTCATTTTTCACACAGAAAAAACCATATCAGATTTAGGTTTGGCAAATTGCTCTGCAAAATTATTGCCAAAATATTCAACGGTCATCTCGGCGCGTGGTACGGTGGGCAATTATTGCATTCTATCGTCCCCCATGGCATCCAGCCAATCAAACTACGGTATATTGCCCCTGAGTAGCAACTGCTATTTTTTTACCTACTTTTTGATTGCATTTGTCGTGGCAGAACTGAAATCTGCCGCCTACGGGAGCATTTTTGACACGATAACGACAGAAACATTCCACGCGCATAAAGTACGAATACCAACAAAAGACCAAATAATTTACTTTGAAAAAATCGCAACCCCATTTCTTGAATCCATGCACAACAACACAGCCCAAATCCAAACCCTTTCCACCCTACGCGACACGCTTTTACCCAAACTCATGAAAGGCGAATTGCGAGTTAGCAATGCAAAGTAATAGCTTTAGAAAAAATGAAACGCCATTAAGCAAACATGAACGGAACAAGAAAGTTTTAACTCCACCGTTGCTTAAAATTCCGAAATTAAAAATTAATTCATGGCGCAATGACCGTTTGCCGGAAATGCTTTGGGCTGTTCTTGTGATAGGAAATATTCAAAGAACAGATGCTTTGGAGTTTTTTCGATATATTGCAAAGTTCGTGGATAAACATCCAGATTGTTTTGATGTCAGCATTACAGGTATTGCACAGTTACCGAGTGATAAACGAAGATTATTTATAAAGCACTTTACCAGTTATTCATCTGTGATAAATGACATATTGCGTCCAATGCTATTATTCCCACAGTTGCCCGGTTTTGCTGATTGGAAAAAAGTTTTGCCTGAACCAATACCCGACAAGGACTGGAAACAGTTGGGAATGGGCGTTGCGTTAGCATCGGCTCATCAGACTCAAGAAGCGACGGATTGTAGGTGGATAAGGTTTTTGTGTATGGTCTTTGGCGGAAAAATGCGTTTTCATAAAGATATGGCTGGTAGAGTAGAGGAACTCCTGAAATACCCTAATTTAGGAGACATGACCAGTGTTCGGCCATTTATTAGAAGCACAGAAGCCACCCTGGAAGCAAATTCCCATAACACCTTTATTTGGGCGCCATACTTCTGGGATTATTGTTTTGAACACACACAGCATGGTAAAGATGTTGATTTATTCAAAAAAATTGAAGACCGCAAAAAACACCTTTTCACTGATTATGAACATACGAAAAACAATTACTTCGAGGAAAACGAACTCTTACGGAGAAAGTTGTTTGAACATTTCCTCAAGACTAAGAAATCTTCAGTGCTCGATGCCAGACATGACGCTGCTTTCGGATTATCATTATATGCATTGTCTATGTTTAGCGAAATTGTTTGTTATGGTGCAAACTCCGGCATTCTCGGTCGCCTCGGATTACGTGCGCTTGTTGAGGTATACATAACTTTCGCATATTTACTCAAAAACGAAAAGGACAAGCCGGATATATGGGGAGTTTATAGGGCACATGGCTATGGACAAGCCAAGTTGGTTCATTTGACAGCAAAAGAACTGAAAACAACAATGAACTCCATTGAATTGGATGTGATGGAATACATTGCAGGTGAAGATTTTTTTGGTGAATTTGTCCCAATAAATCTCGGACATTGGGATTCGGGCGATTTGCGCCAAATGGCGGAAGAAGCTGGACTTAAAGATGTGTATCGTAAATATTATGCCTACACTTCCGGTTTTATTCATGGCAATTGGGCGGCTGTACGAGAATCCCAGTACCAAACATGCATGAATCCAACTCATCGGCTTCATTGTATCCCTCATGGGGAATTAAGTTTTTTGCCAAGTGTAACTAATGATGCGGTAGAAATAGTAAACAGCGTTTTTGCATGTCTTTCACTCGCGTATCCTGATATAAGCGTTCGGATAAAAACGTATGACCAGCATATTTGAATCCGACATCGAGAAATTGGTTATTGAGTTCCTGCAAAATCAGGGGTTTGAGTATCTTGCGCCGGAGAAGCAGGAGAAAGAACGCGCCGGGCTTGGCGAAGTTGTCCTCAAGAACCGGCTGCAAGAAGCAATTGACAGGCTTAATCATTCCCTTTCCGAAGAAGCCAAAGAACAGGCGCTACGGCAAGCATTGAACCTGCCCAGCCAGAATTTGATTGATAATAACGAAGCGTTCCACCGGATGCTTACCGAGGGCATAGAGGTTGAGGTAATGGGCGCGGACGGAATCAAGGGCGAAAAAGTCCAGTTGGTTGATTTTTCCACACCGGAGAATAACGAGTTTTTGGTTTGCAATCAGTTCACCGTCACGGAAAACAATATAACCAAACGGCCTGATGTGGTGCTGTTTGTTAACGGCATGCCGCTGTTTGTTATTGAGCTTAAAAATGCCGCGGACGAAAACGCCACCGTCGCAAAGGCGTTTACACAGCTTCAAAATTACAAGGCTGCCATACCATCGCTTTTCTATTACAACGCCGCGCTGGCGGCTTCCGACGGACTGGACGCTAAAGCCGGGACCATATCATCAGACTTCTCGCGGTTCATGGCATGGAAAACCAGCGACGGCATCAAAGAGGACAGGAAAACAGTCCCGCAAATTGAAACTCTAATCAAAGGCATGTTCAGCAAGCGGGTTTTGCTGGACCTTATCCGCCATTTTACCGTGTTTGAAAAAACCAGAAAGGACGACCCCACCACGGGGCTGGCTTCGGTTGTCGTCGTCAAAAAAATTGCCGCGTATCATCAGTATTACGCCGTCAACAAAGCCGTCGCGGAGACTTTGAAAGCCACCGCCGAGCATGGCAACCGCAGGGCCGGGGTGGTCTGGCACACGCAGGGAAGCGGGAAATCGCTTTCAATGGTGTTCTACGCCGGAAAGACGGTGCTGCAACTGGATAACCCGACAATCGTGGTTCTCACCGACCGCAACGATTTGGACGACCAGCTTTTTGACACATTCGCGGGCTGCAAGCAGCTTTTGCGCCAAGACCCGGTGCAATCCCAAAGCCGGGAGCATTTGAAAGAGCTTCTGCATGTTGCAGGCGGCGGGATTGTGTTTACCACCATTCAAAAGTTTTTCCCGGAAGGCGAGGCGGCGGTTTTTGACATGCTCTCCGACCGGAAAAATATTGTTGTCATAGCCGACGAGGCGCACCGCAGCCAGTACGGCTTTGGCGCAAAGACGGTTTATGAAAAGGACGGCTCCGGCGCGCGCACGACTTACGGCTTTGCCAAGTATATGCGGGACGCTTTGCCTCATGCCTCGTTTATCGGATTCACCGGCACGCCGATAGAGAAAGAGGACGCGAACACACGCGCTGTTTTCGGCGATTATGTATCCGTGTATGATATTTCGCGGGCGGTGGAAGACGGCGCAACGGTTAAAATCTATTATGAATCGCGTCTTGCCAAAGTGCATTTGAAACCGGAGCAAGCCGCCACGTTGGATGCGGATGTGGCGACAGTTACCGAAGGCGAGGAAACTACCGCCACCGACCGCGCCAAGGCCAAATGGGCGCAGCTGGAAGCGATTGTGGGACATCAAGACCGGCTGCGTGTGCTTGCGGCGGACATGGTGGATCATTTTGAGAAGCGGCGAAATGCAATGGACGGCAAGGGTATGATTGTCTGCATGAGCCGCAGGATTGCCGTTGAGCTTTACGAGCAGATTATCAAACTGCGGCCCGACTGGCAGGATAAGGACTTAAAGAAGGGCTCAATAAAAGTTGTGATGACATCTTCCTCGTCCGACCCGGAAAGCTGGCAAAAACACAGCACCACCAAACAGGACCGCAAAGCTATCAGTGAACGGTTCAAAAATGTAAACGATGAGCTGAAGCTGGTTATTGTGCGCGATATGTGGCTGACCGGTTTTGATGTGCCTTGTCTGCATACCATGTATCTGGACAAGCCAATGCGCGGGCATACCCTGATGCAGGCCATAGCGCGCGTAAACCGCGTTTTCAAGGATAAGCCCGGCGGTTTGATTGTGGATTATATCGGCATAGCTACTGATCTTAAATCCGCGCTGAGCAACTACACGGAGAATGGCGGCAAGGGCAAGCCAACACTTGACCAGGAAGAAGCGGTAAAAGTCCTGCTTGAGAAAATGGAAATAGTCGAGCAGATGTATGATGGGTTCGACTACCGGAAATACTTTTCCGCCGACACGCGCCAGAAATTGCAGGTTATCCTTGAGGCACAGGAGCATATACTTGGGCTTAAGGACGGCAAGAACAGGTATATAAAGCAGGTGGTGCTTCTGTCGCAATCATTTGCGCTCTCCGTTCCCCATAAAAAAGCACTGGAGATTGCCGACGATGTGGGCTTTTTCCAAGCGGTAAAAGCCCGGCTGACGAAATTTGAACCCGCAGGAACTGGCAAGACGGACGTTGAAATTGAGACGGCTATACGGCAAATTGTGGACAAAGCCGTGGTTTCGGAAGGGATTATTGACGTGTTCGACGCGGCGGGCATCAAGAAGCCGGATATCTCCATTTTGTCCGATGAGTTCCTGGCTGAAATACGGGCGATGGAGCATAAAAATCTGGCTCTGGAATTGCTCAAAAAACTGCTGAACGATGCTGTGCGCGCGCGCATGAAAAAGAACCTGACGCAGAGCAAGAAATTTTCCGAGATGCTGGAAAATGCCATCAGGAAATACCAGAACAATTTGCTCACCACGGCACAGGTCATAGAGGAGTTGATTACCAT
This DNA window, taken from Elusimicrobiales bacterium, encodes the following:
- a CDS encoding restriction endonuclease subunit S, with amino-acid sequence MPKQERKIPKGWKETTLGAVAEVQTGPFGSQLHNEDYVSDGIPIITVENLINNSITHTADTPMVSVDDNARLKKYSLKKGDLVFSRVGSVDRCGYVSAKEDGWMFSGRLLRVRSSASLHDRYTFYWMTQEAIKEFVRKVAVGATMPSINTELLSRVPIVVPPLPEQRAIAGVLSSLDDKIELLRDQNKTLEAMVATIWQKMFVGDVNPKWKEGSLLDLIVLTGGGTPKTDVLEYWNGSVPWLSAKDITANHKNFIFHTEKTISDLGLANCSAKLLPKYSTVISARGTVGNYCILSSPMASSQSNYGILPLSSNCYFFTYFLIAFVVAELKSAAYGSIFDTITTETFHAHKVRIPTKDQIIYFEKIATPFLESMHNNTAQIQTLSTLRDTLLPKLMKGELRVSNAK
- a CDS encoding type I restriction endonuclease subunit R — translated: MTSIFESDIEKLVIEFLQNQGFEYLAPEKQEKERAGLGEVVLKNRLQEAIDRLNHSLSEEAKEQALRQALNLPSQNLIDNNEAFHRMLTEGIEVEVMGADGIKGEKVQLVDFSTPENNEFLVCNQFTVTENNITKRPDVVLFVNGMPLFVIELKNAADENATVAKAFTQLQNYKAAIPSLFYYNAALAASDGLDAKAGTISSDFSRFMAWKTSDGIKEDRKTVPQIETLIKGMFSKRVLLDLIRHFTVFEKTRKDDPTTGLASVVVVKKIAAYHQYYAVNKAVAETLKATAEHGNRRAGVVWHTQGSGKSLSMVFYAGKTVLQLDNPTIVVLTDRNDLDDQLFDTFAGCKQLLRQDPVQSQSREHLKELLHVAGGGIVFTTIQKFFPEGEAAVFDMLSDRKNIVVIADEAHRSQYGFGAKTVYEKDGSGARTTYGFAKYMRDALPHASFIGFTGTPIEKEDANTRAVFGDYVSVYDISRAVEDGATVKIYYESRLAKVHLKPEQAATLDADVATVTEGEETTATDRAKAKWAQLEAIVGHQDRLRVLAADMVDHFEKRRNAMDGKGMIVCMSRRIAVELYEQIIKLRPDWQDKDLKKGSIKVVMTSSSSDPESWQKHSTTKQDRKAISERFKNVNDELKLVIVRDMWLTGFDVPCLHTMYLDKPMRGHTLMQAIARVNRVFKDKPGGLIVDYIGIATDLKSALSNYTENGGKGKPTLDQEEAVKVLLEKMEIVEQMYDGFDYRKYFSADTRQKLQVILEAQEHILGLKDGKNRYIKQVVLLSQSFALSVPHKKALEIADDVGFFQAVKARLTKFEPAGTGKTDVEIETAIRQIVDKAVVSEGIIDVFDAAGIKKPDISILSDEFLAEIRAMEHKNLALELLKKLLNDAVRARMKKNLTQSKKFSEMLENAIRKYQNNLLTTAQVIEELITIARDVRESDKRGDALNLSEQEVAFYDALADNKSAKQVLGDKKLAIIAVEVLKSVRGNATIDWTLKDSVRARLRRDVKRILNRYGYPPDEQLAATDNVLKQAEIMADELGEQMKDFI
- the dinD gene encoding DNA damage-inducible protein D, producing MNSSINIFEQIKKINEYGQEFWSARDLCKLLGYTEYGKFLPAIERAKEACTNSGQNVTHHFAEVGEMITIATGTPQEAHREIKNYNLSRYACYLIAQNGDPRKEEIALAQTYFAIQTRRQEMHELQIEDSKRVLLRDEMKEHNKNLAKAAKNAGVSNYANFQDYGYMGLYGGLRQKDIHSRKKLTPKEAILDHMGSEELAANLFRATQTEAKLRRENISGQAKAINAHYDVGKKVRQTIKDLGGTMPERLPTPDNIKESKKRLKQSAKKALPEKEQ
- a CDS encoding PorV/PorQ family protein translates to MRKLSIALMVASALSQAAHAGTAGSAFLKIAPGAREQGMAGAATAVAGGATAMYINPAGMAGTGAELSASHVELAQENKLENIVLAHDAFGGRLAYGLTYVHYGDLEGRDTSGNLTSNFTAYDGALQLAYAKAFGNLSLGAAVKAVRNKIEDESGTGAGLDAGAIYDFKAFKLGAAITNIGKSGKLGGMDEDLPTTAAIGASTLIKSVLIAADCKRNIPENRTIIAAGAEAALIAAFTLRAGYQKDATNTNIPSDNMNGLNAGFGLAIGKLTVDYAYSSQGELGNNHRFTLTAKF
- a CDS encoding class I SAM-dependent DNA methyltransferase — translated: MATDTKSEPFEKELFKMADKLRKNMDAAEYKHIVLGLIFLKYISDSFEELYGKIKTGKGEFADANPEDKDEYQAENVFFVPQIARWSYLHAHAKLPSIGKDVDNAMEAIEKENPTLKGILPKVYARPNLDKAALGGLIDLVGNIAIGDEAAKSKDILGRVYEYFLGEFANAEGKKGGQFYTPESIVRVMVEMIEPYKGRVFDPCCGSGGMFVMSEKFIENHKGKHDDISIYGQESNQTTYRLCRMNLAIRGIDGSQVKWNTEGSFLNDQHKDLKADFILANPPFNDSDWSGQLLQKDSRWQYGLPPASNANYAWLQHMIYHLSPRGVMACVLANGSLSSQTSGEGEIRKALVTNELVDCIVALPKQLFYNTGIPACIWFISRKRTGNGDRKRTGEVLFIDASEVGYMKDRTHRGFREEDIATIAGTYHEWRKRNSKYKDIKGFCKSATLADIEKHSFVLTPGRYVGIEDEVDDGIPFETKIATLTKKLSEQMSQEKKLNDEIKKQLSSIGIKLD
- a CDS encoding DUF5677 domain-containing protein gives rise to the protein MQSNSFRKNETPLSKHERNKKVLTPPLLKIPKLKINSWRNDRLPEMLWAVLVIGNIQRTDALEFFRYIAKFVDKHPDCFDVSITGIAQLPSDKRRLFIKHFTSYSSVINDILRPMLLFPQLPGFADWKKVLPEPIPDKDWKQLGMGVALASAHQTQEATDCRWIRFLCMVFGGKMRFHKDMAGRVEELLKYPNLGDMTSVRPFIRSTEATLEANSHNTFIWAPYFWDYCFEHTQHGKDVDLFKKIEDRKKHLFTDYEHTKNNYFEENELLRRKLFEHFLKTKKSSVLDARHDAAFGLSLYALSMFSEIVCYGANSGILGRLGLRALVEVYITFAYLLKNEKDKPDIWGVYRAHGYGQAKLVHLTAKELKTTMNSIELDVMEYIAGEDFFGEFVPINLGHWDSGDLRQMAEEAGLKDVYRKYYAYTSGFIHGNWAAVRESQYQTCMNPTHRLHCIPHGELSFLPSVTNDAVEIVNSVFACLSLAYPDISVRIKTYDQHI